The proteins below are encoded in one region of Sulfolobus islandicus Y.N.15.51:
- a CDS encoding YHS domain-containing protein: MARIVARGSLICPVCKCSLQRLILLGSGKLLKISEVSRKVPSTIYNGLKYYFCCEDCREKFLKNPEYYINESKNIVVCPVCFVERDKSNAIKIEYQSLEVYTCGCPHCEEAFTNDPSSFLETIEE, from the coding sequence ATGGCTAGAATAGTTGCCAGAGGATCATTAATATGCCCTGTTTGCAAATGTTCTTTGCAGAGGCTTATATTATTAGGTTCTGGAAAATTGCTAAAAATATCCGAAGTCTCAAGGAAAGTTCCATCAACAATTTATAATGGCTTAAAGTATTATTTCTGTTGCGAGGATTGTAGGGAGAAATTTCTTAAAAATCCAGAATATTATATAAATGAATCTAAAAATATTGTCGTCTGTCCCGTATGTTTTGTGGAAAGAGATAAGAGCAATGCAATAAAGATAGAATATCAAAGCCTAGAAGTTTATACATGTGGTTGTCCTCACTGTGAAGAGGCGTTCACAAATGATCCCTCTTCATTTCTTGAAACTATTGAGGAGTAA
- a CDS encoding nucleotidyltransferase domain-containing protein, protein MIKEPYITLLNNMVKIMKEEFKDDLTSVVLYGSVARGDNRNDSDVDLLIIIKNLPKDSMLKRIRLFETKVEDKLNLDEYWKNGYYISLSPILKTPEEAEKISPLYLDMAYDAIILYDKNQFFTKILQKLKERLKELGAERVRMGKKWYWVLKKDSKFGDTIEL, encoded by the coding sequence GTGATAAAAGAGCCTTACATTACGTTGCTTAATAACATGGTTAAAATAATGAAAGAGGAATTTAAAGATGATCTCACCTCAGTTGTACTTTACGGAAGTGTTGCTAGGGGAGATAATAGAAATGACAGCGATGTAGATTTATTAATAATTATAAAGAACCTGCCTAAGGATAGTATGCTTAAGAGAATTAGATTATTTGAGACTAAGGTTGAGGATAAGCTAAACTTAGATGAATACTGGAAAAATGGTTATTATATATCGCTTTCACCAATTCTTAAAACGCCAGAAGAGGCAGAGAAAATTTCTCCTCTCTATTTAGACATGGCATATGATGCGATAATACTTTATGACAAGAATCAATTCTTCACTAAAATACTACAAAAACTAAAGGAGAGACTTAAGGAATTAGGAGCTGAAAGGGTAAGAATGGGTAAGAAATGGTATTGGGTACTTAAAAAAGATTCGAAATTCGGCGATACAATTGAACTTTAA
- a CDS encoding HEPN domain-containing protein, translating into MNFNSLASSYISQAEERLNLAKIEYERKKYNIVVRLCQESVELSLKACLRLVNIEPPKFHDVGPILKNNADKFPQWFKEKIDIFASYSRSLRKERELSMYGDEETNTPPELLYSDYDAQQSIKMAEEVLEYARKLYEEKRTKQNV; encoded by the coding sequence TTGAACTTTAACTCCTTAGCCTCCTCATATATCTCACAAGCTGAAGAGAGACTAAACTTAGCTAAAATAGAATATGAAAGAAAGAAATATAATATTGTAGTTAGACTTTGCCAAGAATCTGTAGAGCTTTCTCTTAAAGCATGCCTTAGACTTGTTAATATAGAACCACCAAAATTTCATGACGTAGGCCCTATATTAAAAAATAACGCCGATAAATTTCCACAATGGTTTAAGGAAAAAATAGATATTTTTGCGTCATACTCAAGATCTCTAAGAAAAGAAAGGGAATTGTCAATGTACGGTGATGAAGAGACGAATACCCCACCAGAATTACTCTACTCAGATTATGACGCTCAACAATCAATTAAAATGGCCGAAGAAGTGTTAGAATACGCAAGAAAATTATATGAAGAAAAAAGAACGAAGCAAAATGTTTAA
- a CDS encoding peroxiredoxin family protein: MIFIIILIIGLYFILSKSNNVGVAVGDIAPNATFTLINGTKINLYNFHGKYVLLYFIVTWCETCAEGLHILSQIIPTLASKNITVIVVESYNDLGYQGIPLNEFIKSYANSNITFYYGYATLAMTKEYNPNGYLDIYYLLSPSGKIIYIAVVLL; the protein is encoded by the coding sequence GTGATTTTTATAATAATATTGATAATAGGATTATATTTTATATTATCTAAATCAAATAATGTAGGCGTGGCAGTAGGTGATATAGCCCCCAATGCCACCTTTACCCTTATTAATGGAACTAAAATTAACCTATATAATTTTCACGGTAAATATGTACTTCTTTACTTTATAGTAACGTGGTGTGAAACTTGTGCAGAGGGATTACATATCTTATCTCAAATAATACCAACATTAGCTTCAAAAAATATTACAGTGATTGTAGTAGAATCATATAACGATTTAGGTTATCAGGGCATTCCATTAAATGAATTTATAAAATCTTATGCTAATTCTAACATAACTTTTTATTACGGTTACGCTACATTAGCTATGACGAAAGAATACAACCCTAACGGTTATTTAGATATATATTACCTATTATCTCCTTCTGGAAAGATAATATATATAGCAGTTGTTCTACTTTAA